In Dehalococcoidia bacterium, one genomic interval encodes:
- a CDS encoding AAA family ATPase: MEYLRDTLGPGAPDIVVMLPEIPRRIPDLEESPQLEPEAERARLFDSINAWLRNAAETKPLVIFLDDLHWCDRPSLALLEQVPRGCANQRIVIVGTYRDVEVDRVHPLAQTLAALRRMEHHERIAVRGFTQESVQELLTAIESSESTAAGRHALA, encoded by the coding sequence ATGGAGTACCTCCGCGACACTCTGGGCCCGGGCGCGCCGGACATCGTCGTGATGCTGCCTGAGATTCCCAGGCGTATCCCCGATCTCGAAGAGTCACCGCAGCTCGAGCCGGAGGCGGAGCGGGCGCGGCTCTTCGACAGCATCAACGCCTGGCTGCGCAACGCCGCCGAGACGAAGCCGCTGGTGATCTTCCTCGACGACCTGCACTGGTGCGACCGGCCGTCGCTGGCGCTGCTGGAGCAGGTGCCACGCGGCTGCGCCAACCAGCGCATCGTCATCGTCGGGACATACCGCGACGTCGAGGTCGACCGCGTGCACCCGCTCGCGCAGACGCTCGCGGCACTGCGGCGCATGGAGCACCACGAGCGCATCGCCGTCCGCGGCTTTACGCAGGAGTCGGTGCAGGAGCTGCTCACCGCCATCGAGTCGAGCGAGTCCACGGCTGCCGGCCGTCACGCGCTGGCGTAG